DNA from Gammaproteobacteria bacterium:
TGCCGATGCCGGAGATGCGGTTCGCCGCCGCAAACGCGCCAATCAAATATACAAAGACCTGGTGAATGAGCAGATCAGCAGCGGCAAGGCAGCACGCCTGCTAAAGGCGTTGAACAGCCGGCAAAAAGGAGGCTGGCTGGCACGAGGCGGTAGCTTTTAGTCGGAAAGCGGGTTGGGTTGAACTTTTTGACTGAATTTTCACTCCAAAATGGCGCGGTCATCTGTACAATAAAGCCCAAAGATGATGGGTAAATGAAACTCAGGAGAATAAAATGCGAATAGCGATAGCCAGTGCCGTTGCGGTACTCATCAGCAGCACTGCGGTAGCAGAAACCCCTCAACCACTGCAAAGTGAAGAGGATCAACTCAGCTATACCCTGGGTTACCAGCTAGGGCAGAGGCTGGCCGCTGAAGGGGTTGAAATCAATGCCGACCTCTATAGCGCTGCACTTCGAGAAGGGCTGCAAGGTGCTGAATCCCGGCTCTCACCCCAAGAGAACCGGCAAGTGATGGAGCGCTTTCAACAGCGTGGCGAAGAGCGACGCAAAGCTTCGAGTGAAAACAATCTCGCCCAAGGGATGGCCTACCTAGAAGAGAACAGCAAAAAGCCAGACGTTACCGTGCTGGATAGTGGTCTGCAATATAAAATAATCACCCAGGGTGAGGGGGGAAAACCCAGTGCAACGGACACCGTGAAAGTACACTATCGAGGTGTGTTGA
Protein-coding regions in this window:
- a CDS encoding FKBP-type peptidyl-prolyl cis-trans isomerase; this encodes MRIAIASAVAVLISSTAVAETPQPLQSEEDQLSYTLGYQLGQRLAAEGVEINADLYSAALREGLQGAESRLSPQENRQVMERFQQRGEERRKASSENNLAQGMAYLEENSKKPDVTVLDSGLQYKIITQGEGGKPSATDTVKVHYRGVLINGLEFDSSYSRNEPATFPVNRVIPGWTAILQMMPVGSHYQVTIPSELAYGERGAPPMIGPNAVLVFDIELLNIEK